The proteins below come from a single Cylindrospermopsis raciborskii Cr2010 genomic window:
- the hpsB gene encoding hormogonium polysaccharide secretion pseudopilin HpsB, with protein MLDHLKKYLLFPVEEYDGFTILESLVAISTLSLLLMVITPIWIMSTAIRMQSRRVEMAAQAATSFVNGVKIGSIVTPQVISEITPSQQAPRNISTSPQDYLITSSKMPAPTSANGLYCYNQNGIIGFTECQNNSNNLFYIQAGTIATSSKNESYLLSIRVFRADIDFTQQIPINKSTPSPITHNLGDKQVPLIQMTTEITNNKTSFYSLCQRLGAIAPTTYSSSTLCQ; from the coding sequence ATGCTGGATCATCTAAAAAAATATTTACTCTTTCCCGTAGAAGAATATGATGGTTTTACTATTTTAGAATCATTAGTTGCCATTTCAACCCTATCTTTATTATTGATGGTGATTACTCCAATATGGATTATGTCCACAGCCATCCGTATGCAATCACGGCGTGTGGAAATGGCTGCTCAAGCAGCAACATCATTTGTTAATGGGGTGAAAATTGGTTCCATTGTCACACCACAAGTAATATCTGAAATTACTCCTAGTCAACAAGCTCCCAGAAATATTTCTACCAGTCCTCAAGATTATTTGATTACCAGCTCGAAAATGCCAGCACCAACATCAGCAAATGGCTTATATTGTTATAACCAAAATGGCATAATTGGTTTTACGGAATGCCAAAATAATTCCAATAATTTGTTTTATATTCAAGCTGGTACAATTGCCACAAGTTCCAAAAATGAGAGTTATCTTTTGTCCATACGAGTTTTTAGAGCGGATATTGATTTTACTCAACAAATCCCAATTAATAAATCCACCCCATCGCCCATAACTCATAATCTTGGCGATAAACAAGTGCCACTAATACAAATGACCACAGAAATAACCAATAATAAAACCTCTTTTTACTCTCTATGTCAGCGTTTAGGTGCGATCGCACCCACCACTTATTCTAGTTCTACCCTATGTCAATAA
- the hpsA gene encoding hormogonium polysaccharide biosynthesis protein HpsA, translating to MTKKCYSYRIITKKYAKVVVQFLRILRRTTKNLIRLFLKIILKSQRRRNLKNQGFVLPTTTMVILVVMLLTMAIVFRSFERAKHAHNTKINQTVINAATPAIDRGKAKINQMLADPRITQFLPSDQDLYNNLINYLDEYTFGDETNLTLNLQNYEPLKTAWKFPVDTNNNGKFDSYTLYGIYFKNPPQSNQQYVRARNTLEARSLPINPIDFNSRCQDFTSISKNLEKLVDTNGWLIIGGQMRKAFFVYTATVPITSQMTIPTQNQINYEISPENKAFYALEYKQERIQIPSSNNAIVYEDDLQITGNEDFRINGRIFTNSNLLTGSASRSIRLYQISSQSSCFYEPENSKIIVGGNLAAGGFTDNKDLSTATTVDLFKDKGVNPQTIAGYNPRITDHKSVTNSPQNIAYNSLAYMKRINKLVDRQMANYLTTDPQEVKQGIIKKQKQLGTAYTTDQYDQIRRKELELYFQKRTRRVPFQEVPFGSEQSDVNKIDNPLQSTGDTLRPIDPWIYPFASDGITGTSHSQLSLNISGNLLKPSATEPMDQLQKQLGGVEQYLGDRVIVGHNLPQMWWNYPQNRFFSTDINHTQNLKDINWDLGNEPRTRYTTLHNLAGLAAIERDGDWEYAAAQVPENPQQENFIGGLRVVTGSGIYLPRNHNASSTNFLDVSTKIWSDILPIPQTSTEYVNTTINPYWMYDSSLGFTLPKLSEMDITTPYLKMRATVVYHYKSSNYHQNNPTPIACISSFYLPTNSNTATNMITLPNAVGIEKSSHGLSNNGIVYPPPTRNVNAYANLLTYQAQLQYPNGRWVNEPLRNALAKNNYTLSEKSAIDTALCALQIMDGSISPLSNPPIPHGAIKEIAFLDSREIRANQTSNQVDSNLPYDLPLRDRQPLEIRATVIDLNQLRTTRISTDEYLLPNSGIIYATRDDALPDISGGISAKSESSVDYKLDPTRRPNGILITTSDSSPTKLFRSTSNTFRREEKGLILASNLPVYIKGDFNRHTQEEFTSTLAADWSNFYNRSQINHQFACRPSDSKLPNCTVGDEWRNAAILADSITLLSQNFRFGFRNEGDYDWNNYIGDTASFNNRPTNFEYNTYAPTITQNYDINGIPNIDLDPVTNGIQGSSYFHNFVTPIVKQIPAREFLLEVCLVSNTDICNSDPTQWVISRFSRSEYNGQPESNIEGLPITAIKTGSLDYHHQPSNGWENLPQRIAFKRNMATGKLLQPLSVYGVDNNQIIRTFSFSGNTLPKLAVNQNNQGFLIPWLTPDSNGFWQPVLQINQPFATPTDPHNTNSITNGSHNHWLQIATPTTVNFIAATGDNPARPMEDNGGLPNLLRLLENWSPNTTPIDLRINGAFIQMKRSNYATGTYSTSINSQPQDFQYKIAVNSGRSSGHLPPRRQWHYDVGLLSQPLDLFTQKIPIKSQKLSKDYFRQVGRNDEWIQTLLSAKQTSDGTYAVDQDQRFNCY from the coding sequence ATGACTAAAAAGTGTTATTCTTACCGGATCATCACCAAAAAATATGCCAAGGTGGTTGTTCAGTTTTTGCGTATTTTACGAAGAACTACAAAAAACCTAATAAGATTGTTTTTAAAAATTATTTTGAAATCTCAAAGGAGACGAAACTTAAAAAATCAAGGCTTTGTGTTGCCCACAACAACCATGGTTATCCTGGTGGTAATGTTACTAACAATGGCAATTGTATTTCGCTCCTTTGAAAGAGCTAAACATGCCCATAATACCAAGATTAATCAAACGGTAATCAATGCAGCGACTCCTGCAATAGATAGGGGAAAAGCCAAGATTAACCAAATGTTGGCAGATCCTAGAATTACCCAATTTTTACCTTCAGATCAAGACTTATATAATAACCTAATTAATTACCTAGACGAATATACCTTTGGTGATGAGACTAATCTGACCCTCAACTTGCAAAACTACGAACCCTTAAAAACCGCTTGGAAATTTCCCGTAGACACTAATAACAATGGTAAATTTGACAGCTATACCCTTTATGGTATTTATTTTAAAAATCCTCCTCAAAGCAATCAGCAATACGTGCGAGCTAGAAACACTTTAGAAGCTAGATCTTTACCTATCAACCCAATCGATTTTAATTCTCGATGTCAGGATTTTACTTCAATAAGTAAAAACTTGGAAAAATTAGTAGATACAAATGGGTGGTTAATAATTGGTGGACAAATGAGAAAAGCCTTTTTTGTTTACACTGCTACAGTTCCCATTACTAGCCAGATGACCATACCCACACAAAATCAAATTAACTATGAAATATCCCCAGAAAATAAAGCATTTTATGCTTTAGAATATAAGCAAGAGAGAATTCAAATTCCATCTAGCAACAACGCCATTGTTTATGAAGATGACTTACAAATTACTGGCAATGAAGACTTCAGAATTAATGGCAGAATTTTTACCAATAGTAACTTGTTAACCGGTTCAGCTTCCCGATCAATTAGACTCTATCAAATTAGCAGTCAGAGTTCTTGCTTTTACGAACCGGAAAACTCTAAAATTATTGTAGGTGGGAATTTAGCAGCAGGTGGATTTACAGATAATAAAGATCTATCCACAGCAACCACAGTGGATTTATTTAAGGATAAGGGCGTAAATCCACAAACAATAGCAGGATACAACCCCAGAATTACAGACCATAAATCGGTTACCAACTCACCACAGAATATAGCCTATAATAGTTTAGCTTATATGAAAAGAATCAATAAGTTAGTTGATAGGCAAATGGCAAATTATTTGACCACCGATCCTCAAGAAGTAAAACAGGGAATTATCAAAAAACAAAAGCAATTAGGAACAGCATATACAACTGATCAATATGACCAAATTCGCCGTAAAGAATTGGAACTCTATTTTCAAAAACGTACCCGCCGCGTACCCTTTCAAGAAGTACCCTTTGGTAGTGAACAGAGTGATGTAAATAAGATCGATAATCCCTTACAGAGTACTGGTGATACCCTGCGTCCCATAGATCCATGGATTTATCCATTTGCTAGCGATGGAATCACGGGAACTAGTCATAGTCAACTATCATTAAACATCAGTGGTAATTTACTCAAACCCAGTGCAACAGAACCCATGGACCAACTACAAAAACAACTAGGGGGAGTAGAGCAGTATTTAGGAGACCGGGTTATAGTTGGTCATAATCTACCCCAAATGTGGTGGAATTATCCACAAAATCGCTTTTTTAGCACCGATATTAACCACACTCAAAACCTCAAAGATATTAATTGGGATCTAGGTAATGAACCAAGAACTCGTTATACCACCCTGCATAACTTAGCTGGTTTAGCTGCAATAGAAAGGGATGGAGATTGGGAATATGCAGCAGCACAAGTACCTGAAAATCCACAACAGGAAAATTTCATTGGCGGTTTGCGCGTGGTGACTGGTTCTGGAATATATTTACCCAGAAATCATAATGCTTCTAGCACTAACTTTCTAGATGTTTCAACAAAAATTTGGTCCGATATCTTACCCATACCACAAACATCTACAGAATATGTAAACACCACCATTAACCCCTACTGGATGTATGATTCATCCCTGGGGTTTACTTTGCCCAAACTATCTGAAATGGACATTACAACCCCCTATTTAAAAATGCGAGCTACGGTGGTTTACCACTATAAATCTAGCAATTATCATCAGAACAATCCCACCCCCATAGCTTGTATTAGTAGTTTTTATCTTCCTACAAACAGCAACACAGCGACAAATATGATCACATTACCTAATGCGGTAGGAATAGAAAAATCCTCTCATGGACTATCTAACAATGGTATCGTTTATCCACCTCCCACTAGAAATGTTAATGCTTATGCAAATTTACTTACATATCAAGCCCAGTTGCAATACCCTAATGGACGTTGGGTAAATGAACCTTTGAGAAATGCTTTAGCAAAAAATAACTATACCTTATCAGAAAAATCCGCTATAGATACTGCCTTATGTGCTTTACAAATCATGGATGGTAGTATAAGTCCTCTGAGTAACCCTCCCATTCCCCATGGTGCAATTAAGGAAATAGCTTTTTTAGATTCCAGAGAAATCAGAGCTAATCAAACCTCAAATCAGGTGGATAGTAATTTACCATACGATTTACCCCTGAGAGATAGACAACCGTTAGAAATTCGTGCTACGGTCATAGACTTAAATCAGCTACGCACAACCAGAATATCAACCGATGAGTATTTATTACCAAATAGTGGAATTATTTATGCGACTCGGGATGATGCTCTACCAGATATAAGTGGAGGAATATCTGCTAAATCAGAAAGTTCTGTGGATTATAAACTTGATCCTACTCGTCGTCCTAATGGGATCCTAATTACCACTAGTGATAGTTCACCAACTAAACTTTTCCGTAGTACAAGTAATACATTTAGAAGAGAGGAAAAGGGCTTGATTTTGGCTTCCAACTTACCGGTTTATATTAAAGGTGATTTCAATAGACATACCCAAGAAGAATTTACCAGTACCTTAGCAGCTGATTGGAGTAATTTTTACAATCGTAGTCAAATAAATCATCAATTTGCTTGTCGTCCTAGTGATTCTAAACTACCCAACTGTACTGTGGGTGATGAGTGGCGAAATGCTGCCATATTAGCAGATTCCATTACCTTACTTTCTCAGAACTTTCGATTTGGTTTTCGCAATGAAGGAGACTATGATTGGAATAATTATATTGGTGATACTGCATCCTTCAATAATCGTCCTACGAATTTTGAATATAACACTTATGCTCCCACAATAACCCAGAATTATGATATCAATGGCATACCGAATATCGATCTGGATCCCGTAACCAATGGTATACAAGGTAGTTCCTATTTTCACAACTTCGTTACCCCCATAGTTAAACAGATACCAGCTAGAGAATTTCTGTTAGAAGTTTGTCTAGTTTCTAATACTGATATATGTAACAGTGACCCAACACAATGGGTAATTAGTAGATTTTCTAGAAGTGAATACAATGGACAACCAGAAAGTAATATCGAAGGTCTACCAATAACTGCTATTAAAACTGGAAGTCTTGATTATCATCATCAACCATCTAATGGTTGGGAAAACTTGCCTCAAAGAATTGCTTTCAAAAGAAATATGGCAACAGGTAAATTACTTCAACCCCTAAGTGTTTATGGGGTGGATAATAATCAGATAATTCGGACTTTTTCTTTTTCAGGTAACACCCTACCGAAACTAGCAGTCAATCAAAATAATCAAGGATTTCTCATACCCTGGTTAACACCTGATTCCAATGGTTTTTGGCAACCCGTTTTACAAATTAATCAACCCTTTGCCACCCCAACTGACCCCCATAATACTAACAGCATTACCAATGGTTCACATAATCATTGGTTACAGATAGCAACCCCAACTACTGTTAATTTTATTGCTGCTACGGGAGACAATCCAGCTCGTCCCATGGAAGATAATGGGGGGTTACCCAACTTACTCCGCTTATTGGAAAATTGGAGTCCTAATACTACCCCTATAGATCTGAGAATTAATGGTGCATTCATTCAAATGAAAAGGAGTAACTATGCTACGGGAACTTATAGCACATCTATTAACAGTCAACCCCAGGATTTTCAATACAAAATTGCCGTGAATTCTGGTAGAAGTTCTGGACATCTTCCACCTAGACGACAATGGCATTATGATGTGGGACTTTTATCTCAACCACTGGATTTATTTACCCAAAAAATTCCTATAAAATCACAAAAGTTATCCAAAGACTATTTTCGTCAAGTTGGTCGAAATGATGAATGGATTCAAACCCTTTTATCTGCTAAACAAACCAGTGATGGAACTTATGCGGTTGACCAAGACCAAAGATTTAACTGTTATTAG
- a CDS encoding DUF502 domain-containing protein yields MEINHKHSSSQKKENPGLVMERLKQDLKNDLIAGLLVVIPLATTIWLTITIANWVINFLTQIPKQLNPFDGLNPILVNLLNFLVGLAVPLISILFIGLMARNIFGKWLLDFGERILHAIPLAGQVYKTLKQLLETILKDSNGKFRRVVLLEYPRRGIWSIGFVTGAIASDIQAKLSRPMLSIFIPTTPNPTTGWYAVVPEDEAINLTMSIEDAFKIIVSGGIVAPSNGVVMSQLPLTTPTLTKEGKSHLVGVEPDF; encoded by the coding sequence ATGGAAATCAATCACAAACATTCTAGTAGCCAAAAAAAGGAGAATCCGGGCTTGGTCATGGAACGGCTTAAACAGGACTTAAAAAATGACTTGATAGCTGGGTTGTTGGTGGTAATACCCCTAGCAACCACCATTTGGTTAACCATTACGATTGCCAACTGGGTAATTAACTTTCTCACCCAAATCCCTAAACAGCTTAACCCTTTTGATGGACTAAACCCCATATTAGTCAACCTATTGAACTTTTTAGTTGGTTTAGCAGTACCATTAATTAGCATCCTGTTTATTGGTCTGATGGCCCGGAATATCTTTGGCAAATGGTTGCTTGACTTTGGGGAGAGGATATTGCATGCAATTCCCTTAGCTGGTCAAGTCTACAAGACTCTCAAACAATTACTGGAGACTATACTCAAGGATTCCAATGGCAAATTCCGTCGAGTGGTGTTATTGGAATATCCTAGGAGGGGAATATGGTCTATTGGCTTTGTCACCGGTGCAATTGCCAGCGACATTCAGGCAAAATTGAGTCGTCCTATGTTGAGCATTTTTATTCCCACTACCCCTAACCCCACTACTGGTTGGTATGCAGTGGTTCCAGAAGATGAAGCAATCAATCTGACAATGTCTATAGAGGATGCGTTTAAAATCATTGTCTCCGGCGGTATAGTCGCGCCTAGTAATGGTGTAGTTATGTCCCAATTGCCCTTAACAACTCCAACATTAACCAAAGAAGGCAAAAGCCATTTGGTTGGTGTTGAACCTGATTTTTGA
- the nusB gene encoding transcription antitermination factor NusB: MQPRKPQQIARELALLSLSQLPVNPKKLQKLPDDQLMAKLVLGAVRTLTAEVQDTLNSAAAELQRSNDRLLTSQTRASDLSTARTMLQEAIGCTQTAINQLGLAVDFPELIQLANQDKEVRNYAKEIVVTVDENRPILDQIISQALVDWQVTRLAQIDRDILQIAVAEMKFMEVPPSIAINEAVELAKRYSGDDGHRFINGVLRRVTDQKQPA; the protein is encoded by the coding sequence ATGCAACCTCGTAAACCCCAACAAATAGCTAGAGAACTAGCACTACTAAGTCTTAGTCAGTTGCCAGTTAATCCTAAAAAATTGCAGAAACTACCAGATGACCAACTAATGGCCAAGCTCGTTCTTGGTGCTGTCCGCACTTTAACTGCAGAAGTACAGGATACGTTGAATAGTGCTGCTGCTGAATTACAGCGCAGTAATGACCGATTATTAACTAGTCAAACCCGTGCATCCGACTTAAGTACGGCTAGAACAATGCTTCAAGAAGCCATTGGCTGCACGCAAACAGCTATTAATCAATTGGGTTTAGCTGTTGACTTCCCTGAGTTGATTCAATTAGCTAATCAAGATAAGGAAGTTCGCAATTACGCTAAGGAAATTGTGGTTACTGTTGATGAGAATCGACCTATTTTAGATCAGATTATCTCCCAGGCACTGGTAGACTGGCAAGTAACTAGACTAGCTCAAATAGATAGGGATATACTTCAAATTGCTGTGGCGGAAATGAAATTTATGGAAGTTCCTCCCAGCATTGCCATTAATGAAGCGGTAGAGCTGGCTAAACGTTATAGTGGCGATGATGGACATCGATTTATTAATGGTGTTTTACGTCGGGTCACAGATCAAAAACAACCTGCTTAA
- a CDS encoding pilus assembly FimT family protein — translation MNYQSSNEGFTLWENLIVLAIIGILSAIVTPSWLSFLTNYRLNVAQEQVYQALRQAQSQAKKEKSTWQASFKQENGIVKWAVHPILVHPPNAVWHSLDSAIQLDRETTLRESHGIKYIQFDDLGAIRNPPLGTVTLSMKSGGTAKRCVIVSTILGSLRTARENTVLRNNAYCY, via the coding sequence ATGAATTATCAAAGCTCCAATGAAGGATTTACTTTGTGGGAAAATCTCATAGTTTTAGCGATAATTGGTATTCTATCAGCAATAGTAACACCCTCCTGGCTAAGTTTTTTGACAAACTATCGTCTCAATGTGGCCCAAGAACAAGTTTATCAAGCATTGCGTCAAGCCCAAAGTCAGGCTAAAAAAGAAAAATCTACTTGGCAAGCTAGTTTTAAACAAGAAAATGGTATAGTTAAATGGGCTGTTCACCCAATTTTAGTTCACCCTCCTAATGCGGTTTGGCATAGTTTAGATTCTGCTATTCAATTAGATCGGGAAACTACTTTACGAGAGTCTCATGGTATCAAATATATTCAATTCGATGATCTAGGAGCTATCAGAAACCCACCTTTGGGCACAGTTACCCTGTCTATGAAGTCGGGTGGAACCGCAAAACGCTGTGTTATTGTCTCCACTATTTTGGGTTCCCTCAGAACTGCTAGGGAAAATACTGTCCTCAGAAATAATGCTTACTGTTATTAG
- the ftsY gene encoding signal recognition particle-docking protein FtsY — translation MSFNWFRRQHDDSSASTETQVQSETSSNQEVSPESVPETIIDPADLLAYAKAAYKNIQQKQQSQDQEGTTVTDEASSVTTSETSEISEDSSVIKDEIPVTSTDVGEELISDTDHTPPEVGVDGQPQLSFLERATADRQAKQERLIATAVEVPEPETTVMPNVSIIAIPELEFDDGFVWSAEVLAAQGRRAEDISIEEITWLKKLRQGLDKTRRNILNQLKAIVGQGPLNQDAVAEIEGILLQADVGVEATDLIIQSLQKKLRDEVTAPEQAIAYLKQILRDMLEKPLESSPRSGFAPEKDKLTIWLITGVNGAGKTTTIGKIAHLAQKSGYNCLIAAADTFRAAAVEQVKVWGSRSGVEVIANPGKNTDPAAIVFDAIAAAQSRKTELLLVDTAGRLQNKKNLMDELSKIRRIIDKKAADARVESLLVLDSTLGQNGLRQAEVFSQAAQLSGVVLTKLDGTAKGGVALAVVQQLGLPIRFIGAGEGIEDLRPFSSYEFVEALLN, via the coding sequence ATGTCATTTAATTGGTTTCGCCGTCAACATGATGATTCTTCCGCTAGTACGGAAACTCAAGTACAAAGTGAAACTTCGTCTAATCAGGAAGTGTCACCAGAATCAGTTCCGGAAACAATAATCGATCCAGCGGATCTGTTAGCCTATGCCAAAGCTGCTTATAAAAATATTCAGCAAAAACAACAGTCTCAAGATCAAGAAGGTACGACTGTAACTGATGAAGCGTCTTCAGTTACAACTAGTGAAACTTCGGAAATATCAGAAGACAGCTCTGTTATTAAAGATGAGATTCCGGTGACCAGTACGGATGTGGGTGAAGAATTGATTTCAGACACGGACCATACTCCACCGGAAGTGGGAGTTGATGGCCAGCCGCAATTATCCTTTTTAGAGAGAGCAACTGCAGATAGACAGGCTAAACAAGAGAGATTAATTGCTACTGCTGTGGAGGTTCCTGAACCAGAAACCACGGTTATGCCCAACGTTAGTATTATAGCAATTCCTGAATTAGAATTTGATGATGGCTTTGTTTGGTCAGCAGAAGTTTTAGCCGCCCAGGGTAGACGAGCAGAAGATATTTCCATAGAGGAAATTACTTGGTTGAAAAAACTGCGTCAGGGACTGGATAAGACTAGACGTAATATACTAAACCAGTTAAAAGCTATTGTTGGACAAGGTCCCTTAAATCAAGATGCAGTAGCAGAAATTGAGGGAATACTGCTACAGGCTGATGTAGGTGTTGAAGCCACTGATCTGATTATTCAGTCCCTCCAGAAAAAACTTCGCGATGAGGTTACCGCCCCCGAACAAGCAATTGCCTATCTCAAGCAAATCCTGAGGGATATGCTGGAGAAACCCCTGGAATCATCACCTAGATCGGGTTTTGCTCCAGAAAAAGATAAACTCACTATTTGGTTAATTACAGGGGTGAATGGTGCTGGTAAAACCACAACTATTGGTAAAATCGCTCACCTAGCTCAGAAATCTGGATATAACTGTTTGATTGCTGCTGCTGATACTTTCCGCGCTGCTGCTGTGGAGCAGGTCAAAGTTTGGGGAAGTAGAAGTGGTGTAGAAGTTATTGCTAACCCTGGTAAAAATACTGACCCTGCTGCTATTGTATTTGATGCGATCGCAGCTGCCCAATCACGGAAAACGGAATTACTGTTAGTAGACACAGCAGGGAGACTGCAAAACAAGAAAAACCTGATGGATGAACTGAGCAAGATTCGTCGAATTATTGACAAAAAAGCTGCTGATGCCCGTGTAGAGTCGCTGTTAGTCTTAGATTCCACCTTAGGACAAAACGGACTGCGACAAGCTGAAGTTTTTTCTCAAGCTGCTCAACTTAGTGGTGTGGTTTTAACTAAGTTAGATGGCACAGCTAAAGGGGGAGTGGCTTTAGCGGTGGTGCAACAGTTAGGTTTACCCATTAGGTTTATAGGTGCTGGGGAAGGAATTGAAGATTTACGTCCCTTCTCCAGTTATGAGTTTGTGGAAGCTCTTTTAAACTAA
- the hpsC gene encoding hormogonium polysaccharide secretion pseudopilin HpsC — MQLLVGLTIGVISITLLLRLLINVMEINQQEQAKITTGAEIQTALDYIANDLKQAIYIYDAQGINAIRSQLPSTPTGIDRVPVLVFWRQETIENVLPVPGSLIKDDAFVYSLVVYYLIRDTTASVSEWSKSARIARWKIRDGVLANTRDFDQIVLCNGYTGRDYIKGPNNNKREQNPEFCPEPGFAAFNLNNSGSLEQIMNSWRKHSAKYTNDPIVLVDYIDSRINNIPPAVCPPNSTNPKITWSRVTSSIFSHTTTGRMTSFYACVDRLNVTAQVFIRGDALARIPNNLNTNSNQLSHYFPTVSTQVQGKGFFYK; from the coding sequence ATGCAACTACTCGTTGGTTTGACCATAGGAGTCATCAGTATTACTCTTTTATTGAGGTTATTAATTAATGTGATGGAAATAAACCAACAGGAACAAGCTAAAATCACTACTGGAGCAGAAATTCAAACTGCTTTGGACTATATTGCCAATGATTTAAAACAGGCAATTTATATTTATGATGCTCAGGGAATAAATGCTATTAGATCCCAATTACCCTCTACTCCTACCGGTATAGATAGGGTTCCTGTGCTGGTTTTTTGGCGACAGGAAACAATAGAAAATGTTTTGCCAGTTCCCGGAAGTTTAATTAAAGATGATGCTTTTGTTTATTCTCTGGTTGTTTACTATTTAATTAGAGATACTACTGCATCCGTATCTGAGTGGTCAAAATCAGCTCGCATTGCTAGATGGAAAATTAGAGATGGTGTTCTGGCTAATACTAGAGATTTTGATCAGATAGTTCTTTGTAATGGATATACAGGAAGAGATTATATTAAGGGTCCTAACAATAACAAAAGAGAGCAAAACCCAGAATTTTGTCCTGAACCTGGTTTTGCTGCTTTTAATCTCAATAATTCGGGTAGTTTGGAACAAATCATGAATAGTTGGAGAAAGCATAGTGCTAAATATACTAATGATCCCATAGTTTTAGTGGATTATATTGACAGCAGAATTAATAATATACCTCCTGCAGTTTGCCCCCCGAATTCTACTAACCCTAAAATTACCTGGTCAAGGGTTACTTCGTCAATTTTTAGTCATACTACCACTGGTCGGATGACTAGTTTTTATGCCTGCGTAGATAGACTAAATGTAACGGCACAAGTATTTATTCGGGGAGATGCTTTAGCTCGCATTCCTAATAATTTAAATACCAATAGTAATCAACTAAGTCACTATTTCCCCACTGTTAGTACTCAGGTTCAAGGAAAGGGTTTTTTCTATAAATAA
- the hpsJ-B gene encoding hormogonium polysaccharide biosynthesis protein HpsJ, translating into MVNRPTNSNTSLTLKVVGIVCILSFFIDFLILMLGFNFTDKEAQVGLTTALVDRGVVPMVGLAMILIAHWLDTNDQGKNPGMDFKFPSLILSSIFGLMFLLIFPLHLTNVDQVSKEKVNQIAQDAQQAESQLNTQLAQFQGQLNNDQGRAQLQQAQLQAKAQITELLKDPQKYKQALENPQLPPEQKELLKKLQANPQDIDKFIAQQTDPNEIAKQKIEQIRQRQTEAEKQARENAWKSGLRIGIGSLLLSIGYIIIGWTGLKTTSGTRRV; encoded by the coding sequence ATGGTTAATCGTCCTACCAACTCCAATACTTCCCTCACTCTCAAAGTAGTAGGGATAGTTTGTATTTTATCTTTTTTCATAGACTTTTTGATTTTGATGCTGGGATTCAACTTTACAGATAAAGAAGCACAAGTTGGTCTAACCACAGCATTAGTAGATCGTGGTGTTGTCCCCATGGTAGGTTTAGCAATGATTCTCATTGCCCATTGGTTGGACACCAATGACCAGGGAAAAAATCCGGGTATGGATTTTAAATTTCCTTCCCTAATACTTTCTAGCATTTTTGGTCTAATGTTTTTGTTGATTTTTCCCCTGCACCTGACAAATGTTGACCAGGTTAGCAAAGAAAAGGTTAATCAAATTGCCCAAGATGCTCAACAAGCAGAGTCTCAACTCAATACCCAGTTGGCCCAATTCCAGGGTCAGCTGAATAATGACCAGGGTCGCGCTCAATTACAACAGGCTCAACTTCAAGCGAAGGCACAAATTACTGAATTACTTAAAGATCCACAAAAATATAAACAAGCACTAGAAAACCCCCAACTTCCCCCAGAACAGAAAGAGTTACTCAAGAAACTGCAGGCCAACCCGCAAGACATAGATAAATTTATTGCCCAGCAGACCGATCCCAATGAAATTGCCAAACAAAAAATCGAGCAAATTCGCCAACGCCAAACGGAAGCGGAAAAACAAGCTAGAGAGAATGCTTGGAAGTCTGGACTAAGAATAGGAATTGGCAGTCTGTTGTTATCTATTGGTTATATTATCATTGGCTGGACTGGATTAAAAACTACATCTGGTACACGTAGGGTTTAA